Sequence from the Methanobacteriaceae archaeon genome:
TACTTTTTCAGGATCAATCCCAGCATCCAGTAAAACCAGAATGTCATTTTTTCCTAACTTTGCCCCAATATAAATAATTAGAATTGACACTAACATTCCGGAAATACCCTGTATACTGACATATCCCATATAAGATGCAAATATCCCCATAAAAACTATTAAAGATGAGAATACATCTATTAAACTATGTTTTCCATCATTGATAAGTGCCTGAGAACCAATTTCATTACCAATATTCTTTTTATATTTTGCCAAATAATACGAAACGAGTACTGACAAAAGAGCAGTTAAAAGACTTATGATAGGAAACTGAATGATTGAAGGGTTTAAAAATTCATTAAAGGATTCAAAAGCAATTTCAAATCCCGTGATAATTATCATTAGAGATATTATAAGAGAAACCAGTGTTTCTACTTTATAATAGCCATAAGGAAATTTTTGATCGGGTTTTTTCTGGGAAATTTTTAAGCCCACATAAACTGCCAGAGATGAAAAAATATCAGAGAATGAATGGATAGAATCAGCTATTAAAGCCACACTTCCCGATAAAAACCCCACAATTCCTTTAATTAAAGCTAAGAAAAGATTAGTATAAGCAGAATATTTTGCAGCTTTTTCTCCTTTTTTTAGTGATTTTAAAGATTTATTATTCATATTTCACCGAAAGTGCTTATTTCAATATCCCTTCTTGAAAATTAAAAATACAAACTTCTTCCAAAAATTGAACTTGATGAGAGATTCTAAACTACATTTTAGAAACTAAAAATACTTTCATGACACAATCCCTCATTTTTTTAATTCTAATCGTAAATTCTATTTAGTAGAAAAATCCTAATGCACCATTTTTGAGGAACATGAATTTTTATCAGCTATATCTAAATTTCCAGATTTCCATTGTTCAAATATATCATTAACACAACCATTTGCTCCTGAAAAAACTTTAACATTATTTTTTTGAAGCATATTGACTGCTTTCGAACCTAAATTCCCGCAAATTAAGATATCCGTATCAGAATTCAATATTATCTCAGCTGGTGTAATAGAACCACCAGTATGTTTTCCCTTGCTTTCAATGAATCTTATATCTTCTATTTCACCATTTTTTTCTTTTAAAAAGGCAAAATAGGGAGTTTTACCAAAATGTAGTGATATATTTGAATTTAAACCCTCTTTTTCTATTGTTGGTATACAAATTTGCGTAAAAATCACCTTTTTATAATCTTGATATCTTTTGAAAAAATTAAATTTAAATATTTTATTCAGAACCACATAACATTCCGCCACATTCAGGGCATTTTTCATTTCTACAAGGAACTCCCGGAATTTTAGGAACCTCATGGCCGCATTGAGTGCATTTACAAACTCGTGGAGCACCAGAACCTCTGCCTCTGCCACCGTAACCTTTTCTATTTGAACCACTGTTCGGAATAATATCTTTTCCCAATTTCTTTTCATCAGAAATAAGATTTATGTTTTCTGAACCACAATCCGGACAGTTTTGATATTCTTTTTGAGGACTGGACCATTCAAATCCACAATCAGAACATTTGTATTTTTTTGGGTCTATCATGTAATCTCCTCCTTTTTTAGTATATCTCAAAAAGGCCTTAAAATTTATTTAAGTATTGAAAACTGATTTAAAAAATCCTCCCATTTTCTGTAACTTTTGATTTTAAATAATTCAAGTTTTAAAGTAATTAAATTAAGAAATTAGTTTACAGGAAATGATTGAAAATATTATCCAATCCTTTCAAAATGAAAAATTCTTAGGCCTGACTGTTATGAATATATATTCATAACTATATAAAAAAGTTTTGGTTCACCTAAAAATTCAGTGCATTTAAAAAAAATATTAGAAAAAAATTAATTACTTTATTTATTCAAAAATAAGAAAATTTTTAATTCAATTTAAAAATTATTTAGGAATCAAATTAATTATAGTAATCTCATTACGAGATCCCAATCTCATAGGTGGGCCCCAGGTTCCAGTACCCGCTGAAACATATAGATGATCCTTTCCTTTTTTGTATAGTCCGCCCAAATAAGGGAAAACTAATTTTACAATTAAATTAAATGGGTAAAACTGTCCATAATGAGTATGACCAGATAGCTGTAGATCTACTCCATTTTCTCGTGCAGCTTCCCATTCAGAAGGTAAATGGTACATCAATATAGTTGGTTGGTCCGGATCAAGGTTTATTTGATTTAG
This genomic interval carries:
- a CDS encoding cation diffusion facilitator family transporter; this translates as MNNKSLKSLKKGEKAAKYSAYTNLFLALIKGIVGFLSGSVALIADSIHSFSDIFSSLAVYVGLKISQKKPDQKFPYGYYKVETLVSLIISLMIIITGFEIAFESFNEFLNPSIIQFPIISLLTALLSVLVSYYLAKYKKNIGNEIGSQALINDGKHSLIDVFSSLIVFMGIFASYMGYVSIQGISGMLVSILIIYIGAKLGKNDILVLLDAGIDPEKVELIKKISLGVEGVAGIHDIKVRRSGPYIFAELHLELERGVSVKKASDISMELEKNVKNEIYELDSLMVQIEPLQKNYQIIAVPLEDDEGLSSDVTTHFGKANYFMIAKVKNGSIEMFTIKKNPAATAETKKGIKAAELLKEENVDILVVDHLSEGPKYVLNEYLVGISKTNGNNLEEIIIYASKSFENN
- a CDS encoding NifB/NifX family molybdenum-iron cluster-binding protein, producing MKNALNVAECYVVLNKIFKFNFFKRYQDYKKVIFTQICIPTIEKEGLNSNISLHFGKTPYFAFLKEKNGEIEDIRFIESKGKHTGGSITPAEIILNSDTDILICGNLGSKAVNMLQKNNVKVFSGANGCVNDIFEQWKSGNLDIADKNSCSSKMVH